A single region of the Solwaraspora sp. WMMD406 genome encodes:
- a CDS encoding roadblock/LC7 domain-containing protein — MVHPVVTTGDVSRLLDDLVERVPEARQAVALSPDGLLLACSKGVDHELAEQLSGVVAGLRALAVAVGQHADTGRVRQIVVQMGEVFLFIAATPGGAIIAAVFAAGSDMDAVAYEVALFAGRADRHLPAFPAPEETPVPAHRQAVAGGAHSG; from the coding sequence ATGGTTCACCCCGTGGTCACCACTGGTGACGTCTCCCGGCTGCTGGACGACCTGGTCGAGCGGGTCCCGGAGGCACGACAGGCCGTCGCGCTCTCCCCCGACGGCCTGCTACTCGCCTGCTCCAAAGGGGTCGACCACGAGTTGGCCGAACAACTGTCCGGTGTGGTCGCCGGCCTACGCGCCCTGGCCGTGGCAGTGGGTCAGCACGCCGACACCGGCCGGGTACGGCAGATCGTCGTGCAGATGGGCGAGGTGTTCCTGTTCATCGCCGCCACTCCCGGCGGGGCCATCATCGCGGCGGTCTTCGCCGCCGGCTCCGACATGGACGCCGTGGCGTACGAGGTGGCGCTCTTCGCCGGTCGGGCCGACCGGCACCTACCGGCGTTTCCGGCACCGGAGGAGACACCGGTGCCGGCACACCGTCAGGCCGTCGCGGGCGGTGCGCACAGCGGGTGA